DNA sequence from the Verrucomicrobiia bacterium genome:
CCGGGTCCATCCCGAAATGATTGCGCCGCGGGGTGGCATTTGATAGGGCTGTAGGCGCAACACCCTAAAGAGATCTGAACAAATGGCCATGACTCCGCTTCTGCCTCATCGCTGACCATCCGGTGGACCGTCGTATCGCCAACTCCATGACGTCTCGTTCGCTCAAAACTCGGGCATCGAGGGAAACAATGCCAGGCAAGGCCAGCTATCCAGCCGAGGCGATTGGGCGCGTTGGAGTGAGGCAAAACCCCTTTATTGGCGATATGATGGCCATCTTGTTGCTGGTGTCGGTTTGTCTTTTCATTGGGCTGCCGCGGTTCCGTTCAGGCCTTGACCTGGGCGACGAGGGCCTGCTGGCTTATGGCGCCGCTCGAGTGCTGGACGGACAGGTGCCCAACCGCGATTTCGTCAGCCTCCAGCCCCCGCTCTCCTTTTATACCGCTGCAATCACATTCAAAGTGTTTGGCACATCACTTTGCTCGCTTCGAATACTGGGGCTCTCTCTATTCATCCTGATTCCTTTGCTGATTTATGGAATCTCGCGCAATCTCTGTGGCCGCGCCTTATCCCTGGCTGCAGCCCTCCCGGCGACTATTCTGGGACTGCCCTATTTTGGGTTCGTTCCTTTTGCTCCCTGGCAAGGCATCGCGGCAGCGCTGGCGTCCGTCCTTTTCTATTTCCGCGCGACCCTGGGCCGCCGTCGTTATCTCGCGTTTCCGGCTGGGTGTTTGGCCGGGTGCACGGTTTTGCTGCGGCAGGATGAGGGGTTTTACCTTGCGGTCTCGACGCTCGTTTACAGCCTGGCATTGAACTACGCCCGCGGGGTTCCCATTTCCAAGCCGGAGATGAAGCGGGTGGTTGCTTTCTGGGCGTCCGGCCTCATCGCGGTCCTGTTGCCTTTTGGAATTTATTGGACGGCTAAGGGCGCCTTGCCCGACATGTTCAAACAGCTCGTTGTCTTCCCGCTCACCATTTATGCAAAAACCAGCTCCTCACCTTTTCCCTCCGTCAGCTCCGGCCTGACTTTTGGCCCCCAAGCGTATCTGGTGCTTTATTACCTTGCGCCGCTTGTGGAAATCCTCGCAGCGCTCGAATTGGCGCGGCGCTTTGCACGTGGACGCTTCGGTCTCCAAGAGGCCACACTCACGTTCCTGGTGGCGTGGTCGGCCTTGTTTTATTGCCAAGTGCTCGCCCGGTCGGACCTGTGCCATCTCCTTATAACCTTGCCGCCCTTTTTCATTTTGTGCGCCTTATGTTTCAAGGCAATTCAGGCGCCATTCGTGGACATCGTCACCCAAGCGTACAAGAACCACTCCGCGTCCGTGCTTGCCAAGACCATCATCTGCGGTCTGGCGTCAACCGCCGTGCTTTGTTTTCTGTGGCTTTTAACGCCGGCGTTGTTGTGCCCAGCCTTGCCGGCTGCAGATAGGGTGCCCCTCGAACGAGCAGGCGTGCGCCTGCCGGGCGCCGATAATCTCAAAGCTTTGGTCGAGAGCTTGCAAAGATTGGCTCCGCCGGGTCACCCGATCCTTTGCCTTCCTTACCAGCCGATGTTCTACTTCTTGTGCAATCGCCCGAATCCCACGCGCTGGAATTACCTCTGGCCCGGCGACCAGACCCTGGCGGAACACCAAGCCCTGATTCAGCAGGCGCGAAACAATCCGCCTACTATTGTGCTGACCACCGCGGAGGCAGACATGCAATCATATGCCCCGGCGATCCTCGATTATGTGCATCAGGAGTATCGGTTGATTGGCGACGTCGGAGGTGTGATGCGCATTTACGTTCCATCCGGTTCTCTCATTAACAGCCGGCTTCAGACGGGTGATTCTCCTGGCGGGAGAGCATTGAGCCGTTTCAACGGCTTTTGAGGCTTCGCGCGCGTGACCGCGACAGAAACGCCGAGAAGCCGTTGAAGCGGCTAGCCACTCGCTACCTTGCCCGCCACCCGGCTGAAGTCCTTGTCATTACCCACAACTTGAGCGGTTCTGCGCGC
Encoded proteins:
- a CDS encoding glycosyltransferase family 39 protein — its product is MPGKASYPAEAIGRVGVRQNPFIGDMMAILLLVSVCLFIGLPRFRSGLDLGDEGLLAYGAARVLDGQVPNRDFVSLQPPLSFYTAAITFKVFGTSLCSLRILGLSLFILIPLLIYGISRNLCGRALSLAAALPATILGLPYFGFVPFAPWQGIAAALASVLFYFRATLGRRRYLAFPAGCLAGCTVLLRQDEGFYLAVSTLVYSLALNYARGVPISKPEMKRVVAFWASGLIAVLLPFGIYWTAKGALPDMFKQLVVFPLTIYAKTSSSPFPSVSSGLTFGPQAYLVLYYLAPLVEILAALELARRFARGRFGLQEATLTFLVAWSALFYCQVLARSDLCHLLITLPPFFILCALCFKAIQAPFVDIVTQAYKNHSASVLAKTIICGLASTAVLCFLWLLTPALLCPALPAADRVPLERAGVRLPGADNLKALVESLQRLAPPGHPILCLPYQPMFYFLCNRPNPTRWNYLWPGDQTLAEHQALIQQARNNPPTIVLTTAEADMQSYAPAILDYVHQEYRLIGDVGGVMRIYVPSGSLINSRLQTGDSPGGRALSRFNGF